Proteins co-encoded in one Sporosarcina sp. FSL K6-1522 genomic window:
- a CDS encoding NCS1 family transporter — protein sequence MTVKLESSAIIETNIQEVVGAGMDDSLKPKTKENRTVGPISYLFMWIGDGVNLGNMTLGASLVVAGVAMLNIYQTFVAAIIAIGIISTFFALNDRVGYRTGIPYVVQLRMSFGVKGSVVSSLLRGVPAIVWYGFQSWIGGTALNEIAKIVTSGTFDNIFICFVVLQLIQIGLSLYGFHAIKWVESLASLVIMLALVYVFGVLLASHSTVIAEKWVHAKGSWGLPFFAFIMMFLGNYAAIFLSAADYSRELKSGISDTKRGFLYFSPIVIAYGLTLTIGAMLASATGISNPVKAFAIVVDNPYITIFVSAFIVVGAVAVNMVANIIPPTYVITLLTKMKYKSAVIITGLLALCSFPWVLVQDSSAKGLGLFILIYSAFLGPIVSILLIEYYILRKQKVNVADLYEDDGPFSGYNPCAILAMLIGAGAAFMKVELAWIIGVVVAGIAYILLMKFAFKDSKFKKGTIFEKDSASVD from the coding sequence ATGACTGTAAAATTAGAAAGTAGCGCTATAATAGAGACGAACATTCAAGAGGTCGTAGGGGCGGGGATGGATGACTCGTTAAAACCGAAAACAAAAGAGAACAGGACGGTTGGTCCGATATCCTATTTGTTTATGTGGATTGGAGACGGTGTTAACTTAGGAAATATGACGCTGGGAGCCAGTTTAGTTGTAGCGGGCGTTGCCATGCTAAACATCTACCAGACGTTTGTTGCAGCCATCATAGCAATAGGAATCATCTCCACATTCTTTGCTTTAAATGATCGAGTCGGCTACAGAACAGGAATCCCGTATGTTGTCCAACTGAGGATGTCTTTTGGGGTGAAAGGTTCTGTTGTATCTTCATTGTTACGAGGTGTACCTGCCATCGTTTGGTACGGTTTTCAAAGTTGGATTGGTGGTACTGCCTTGAATGAGATTGCGAAGATTGTTACGAGTGGTACATTCGACAATATTTTCATCTGTTTTGTGGTACTGCAACTTATTCAAATTGGACTTTCCTTGTATGGCTTCCATGCGATTAAATGGGTAGAGTCGCTTGCATCCCTAGTAATTATGCTAGCTCTTGTCTATGTATTTGGCGTTCTTCTAGCTTCCCATAGTACTGTAATTGCGGAAAAATGGGTTCATGCAAAAGGTTCATGGGGCTTGCCATTCTTTGCATTTATCATGATGTTTCTCGGGAATTACGCAGCAATCTTTTTAAGCGCAGCAGACTATTCAAGAGAACTGAAATCGGGTATTAGCGATACGAAACGAGGGTTTTTATATTTTTCACCGATTGTCATCGCATATGGTCTGACGCTTACAATTGGCGCCATGCTTGCTTCAGCAACTGGTATCTCTAATCCCGTAAAGGCGTTTGCGATTGTAGTAGATAATCCTTATATTACGATATTTGTCTCTGCATTTATCGTTGTGGGTGCAGTTGCAGTAAACATGGTTGCGAACATTATTCCGCCGACGTATGTCATTACGTTGTTGACGAAAATGAAATATAAATCTGCTGTTATCATCACGGGTTTGCTTGCGTTGTGTTCGTTCCCTTGGGTACTTGTACAGGATTCTTCGGCAAAGGGTCTTGGACTGTTCATTCTGATTTACTCCGCGTTTTTAGGTCCGATTGTTTCGATTTTATTGATAGAGTATTATATATTAAGAAAGCAAAAAGTGAATGTGGCCGATTTGTATGAGGATGATGGTCCGTTCTCTGGATACAATCCGTGTGCAATATTAGCGATGTTGATCGGTGCGGGTGCAGCCTTTATGAAGGTGGAATTGGCATGGATTATCGGAGTGGTTGTGGCGGGTATTGCGTATATTCTTCTGATGAAGTTTGCTTTTAAAGATTCCAAATTCAAAAAGGGTACGATATTTGAGAAAGATTCTGCATCTGTTGATTAA
- the ncs1 gene encoding NCS1 family nucleobase:cation symporter: MQPKEPMKYDVELSKDLMPTSPKERKWKIGNYFSLWMGNVHNVPAYVTIGGFFALGLSVGQVFWSIVIASIILAGVMVLSGHAGAKYGIPFSMLLRTSYGTKGAMLPGIIRGCIAAVMWFGFQTYAGSLAFTILIGKLWPAYLHLGGDWNLFGLSLPGLISFIAFWLFNILFVFGGMKILGKFIKLLSPLVYVVFGGMAIWAIQLAGGITPILEHTSKGVEGNTTLVFIASISAILATWAAPIVSASDFTREARSQKDQSIGQIAGLITTYLLFAVAAIAVIVGSEIAFGTPIWNVLDVVDRFDNNFAIGISVLTICMTTLAVNITGNIIPAGYQLSALFPKHLTFRTGALLAAIVGFLIMPWKLMEDATSIFMFLGIIGGLLSPVLGVMLTHYFIVAKRILNLEELYAINGKYNYKNGVHVPAVVATLGGGIVSIIGQFVPILKPLYDISFFSGFVVASLIYIALVNKELFASKRVKKQSEALEITAESIGLRTTVRRG, from the coding sequence ATGCAACCTAAAGAACCAATGAAATATGATGTAGAGCTTAGTAAAGATCTCATGCCAACAAGTCCTAAGGAGAGAAAGTGGAAAATAGGAAACTATTTTTCTTTGTGGATGGGGAATGTTCATAATGTCCCTGCGTATGTAACAATCGGTGGTTTTTTTGCCCTTGGTCTATCAGTTGGTCAAGTGTTTTGGTCGATTGTTATTGCATCGATTATTTTAGCAGGCGTCATGGTGTTAAGTGGTCATGCAGGTGCTAAATACGGCATCCCATTTTCGATGCTCTTACGAACTTCTTATGGCACGAAAGGGGCAATGCTTCCAGGCATTATAAGGGGATGTATCGCTGCTGTTATGTGGTTTGGTTTTCAAACGTATGCAGGCAGTCTAGCTTTTACAATTCTAATTGGTAAGTTATGGCCTGCTTATCTTCATTTGGGCGGAGACTGGAACCTTTTCGGATTGAGCCTACCGGGCTTAATTTCATTTATCGCATTTTGGCTATTTAATATACTGTTTGTTTTCGGTGGCATGAAGATACTTGGTAAATTCATAAAGCTGTTATCGCCGCTTGTGTATGTTGTGTTTGGTGGGATGGCCATTTGGGCAATTCAATTGGCGGGAGGAATTACGCCGATTCTCGAACACACGTCTAAAGGAGTTGAAGGAAACACAACACTGGTCTTCATTGCTAGCATAAGTGCAATATTGGCAACATGGGCAGCACCGATTGTAAGCGCTTCCGATTTCACGAGAGAAGCCCGCTCCCAAAAAGATCAGTCGATTGGTCAAATTGCGGGTCTGATTACGACTTATTTATTATTCGCAGTTGCGGCGATTGCCGTGATTGTTGGTTCAGAAATTGCTTTTGGAACACCGATTTGGAATGTATTAGATGTAGTCGATCGTTTTGATAATAACTTTGCGATAGGTATATCGGTCCTAACGATTTGTATGACGACATTAGCGGTCAATATTACGGGGAATATTATTCCGGCGGGTTACCAATTATCTGCTCTATTCCCAAAACACCTGACGTTTAGAACGGGTGCACTCCTAGCAGCTATTGTTGGTTTTCTAATTATGCCGTGGAAGTTGATGGAGGATGCGACGAGTATTTTCATGTTTTTGGGGATTATCGGAGGCTTGCTAAGTCCAGTACTTGGGGTTATGCTCACACATTACTTTATCGTTGCGAAAAGGATACTCAACCTAGAAGAGTTATATGCGATTAATGGAAAGTATAATTATAAGAATGGCGTTCATGTACCTGCCGTAGTTGCAACGCTCGGCGGTGGTATCGTTAGTATAATTGGTCAGTTTGTGCCGATTTTAAAACCGCTATATGATATATCCTTCTTTTCGGGCTTTGTAGTTGCTTCCTTAATATATATTGCACTAGTGAATAAGGAGTTATTTGCTTCTAAACGTGTCAAAAAACAGAGTGAAGCGCTTGAAATAACAGCTGAATCTATTGGGCTTAGAACGACGGTTAGACGAGGATAA
- the allB gene encoding allantoinase AllB, translating to MKYDLIIKGGQVVFRDDVRHVDIAIKNGKISAIAEMIEDTATDIINAEGQYVMPGMIDTHVHICEPGRTEWEGFVTGTKALAAGGTTSYVDMPLNALPATVNRGALRSKLEAATGKNYVDYALYGGLVPSNLENLAELSDEGVVAFKCFMSTCGSDVPDDFVNVDDYTLYAGMKKLAELGHMLSIHAENALITDRLGEEMVKQGKITATDYVASRPIFTEVEAVKRALFLAKETGCKLHFVHISTEEAVEEITKARNEGQDVTVESCPHYFTITTAQFEEIGPVAKCSPPLRNEEEQEKLWNKLIEGKIDMLTSDHSPCPPEMKHSDTNNIFEVWGGITGCQNNVDLMFDEAVLKRNVPVTDFVRMIATNPAERFNMPAKGEIAIAKDADIILVDANQSYVVKKEDLYYRHQHSPYIGREIQCRVTKTFVRGHLVFDLAQGIVGQPVGQFVTHHAKETAMV from the coding sequence ATGAAGTATGATCTAATTATTAAAGGCGGCCAAGTAGTATTTAGGGATGATGTAAGACACGTTGATATTGCGATTAAAAACGGGAAAATATCTGCCATTGCTGAAATGATTGAGGATACGGCAACGGATATTATCAATGCTGAAGGGCAATATGTGATGCCTGGAATGATTGATACGCATGTCCATATTTGTGAACCGGGTCGTACAGAGTGGGAAGGATTTGTTACGGGCACAAAGGCATTGGCTGCTGGTGGTACAACAAGCTATGTAGATATGCCATTAAATGCCTTACCTGCAACCGTAAACAGGGGGGCTCTGCGTTCCAAGCTAGAGGCCGCTACTGGCAAGAACTACGTAGATTATGCATTATACGGTGGTCTTGTTCCTAGTAATCTTGAGAATTTAGCAGAGTTATCGGATGAAGGAGTTGTCGCTTTCAAATGCTTCATGTCCACTTGTGGCTCGGATGTTCCAGATGACTTTGTCAATGTGGATGACTACACGCTCTATGCGGGGATGAAAAAGTTAGCTGAACTGGGGCATATGTTGTCAATTCATGCGGAAAATGCGCTTATAACAGATCGTTTAGGTGAAGAAATGGTTAAGCAAGGGAAAATTACAGCGACAGACTATGTGGCATCACGTCCTATATTTACGGAGGTAGAAGCTGTGAAACGGGCGCTGTTTTTAGCGAAAGAAACGGGCTGTAAGCTTCACTTCGTACACATTAGCACCGAAGAAGCAGTGGAGGAAATTACGAAAGCTCGAAACGAGGGACAGGATGTAACCGTCGAATCTTGTCCACACTATTTTACAATCACAACGGCTCAGTTCGAAGAGATTGGCCCGGTTGCGAAATGTTCACCTCCACTACGCAACGAGGAGGAACAGGAAAAACTGTGGAATAAACTAATTGAAGGCAAAATCGATATGCTAACATCAGATCATTCGCCATGTCCTCCGGAAATGAAGCATAGCGATACGAATAATATTTTTGAAGTATGGGGCGGTATTACAGGATGCCAAAACAATGTGGACTTAATGTTTGATGAGGCTGTTTTAAAACGCAATGTTCCAGTAACAGATTTTGTACGCATGATTGCGACAAATCCTGCGGAACGATTCAATATGCCTGCTAAAGGGGAAATCGCTATCGCCAAGGACGCCGATATTATCCTTGTAGATGCTAACCAGTCCTATGTAGTGAAAAAAGAGGACTTATACTACCGTCATCAGCATAGCCCGTACATTGGTAGGGAGATCCAATGCCGAGTGACCAAGACCTTTGTTCGTGGCCATCTCGTATTTGATTTAGCGCAAGGCATTGTTGGGCAACCAGTCGGTCAATTCGTAACACATCATGCAAAAGAAACAGCGATGGTGTAA
- a CDS encoding allantoinase, with protein MATYDLLIRNGSIVTADSVVQGDIAIKDGKIKEVSIGKKIEATASKEINAEGQHILPGLIDTHVHFNEPGRTEWEGIETGSRSLAAGGVTTYFDMPLNSTPPTINKENLALKQAASEEKSIVNYRFWGGLVPENIADIKELHDNGVIGFKAFMSPSGIADFNHVDDVTIFKGMNEIASVGSLLAVHAESTVICDQLAEEKQRQGKTSAQDFVESRPIISEIEAVRRIISYAEATGCQLHVVHASSRKVVEVINEAKQRGVNITVETCPHYLSLTVKDLAEQGGVAKCCPPLRDEQEVEDLWTAVSTGEIDVIASDHSPAPPAMKKVSNGDYFNAWGGISGAQSTLNILLTEGHFKRNLPLEKIVALTATNPSKLFGLYPAKGTIAVASDADLTIVDLNERFTLEKADLFYRHKQSPYVGKSFQGKVITTIVNGDVVFDNGSHLVSKEMEINA; from the coding sequence ATGGCTACGTATGATTTATTGATTAGAAACGGCAGCATTGTAACAGCAGATTCGGTTGTCCAAGGGGATATCGCAATTAAAGATGGGAAAATTAAAGAGGTTTCAATCGGCAAAAAGATTGAGGCGACTGCTAGTAAAGAAATCAATGCTGAAGGTCAGCATATCCTACCAGGACTAATCGATACGCATGTGCATTTTAACGAGCCTGGCAGAACCGAATGGGAAGGCATTGAAACGGGTAGCCGAAGTTTAGCAGCTGGTGGTGTAACAACCTACTTTGACATGCCGTTAAACAGTACACCTCCAACAATCAATAAAGAAAATTTAGCGTTAAAGCAAGCTGCTTCTGAAGAAAAGTCGATTGTCAATTATCGTTTTTGGGGTGGACTTGTGCCTGAAAACATTGCCGACATTAAAGAGCTACATGACAATGGCGTCATCGGATTTAAAGCTTTTATGTCGCCGAGTGGTATTGCTGATTTTAATCATGTAGATGATGTGACGATTTTCAAGGGGATGAATGAAATTGCTTCAGTCGGTTCCCTCCTAGCGGTTCACGCAGAAAGTACAGTCATTTGTGATCAGCTTGCTGAGGAGAAGCAACGTCAAGGTAAAACATCTGCCCAGGATTTTGTTGAATCTAGACCTATTATTTCTGAAATTGAAGCGGTAAGACGCATTATTTCTTATGCTGAAGCGACGGGTTGCCAGCTGCATGTTGTTCATGCCAGTAGCCGAAAAGTTGTGGAAGTAATTAATGAAGCTAAACAAAGAGGAGTAAATATTACGGTTGAAACATGTCCGCATTATTTATCTCTAACTGTAAAAGATTTAGCGGAACAGGGTGGGGTGGCGAAGTGTTGTCCACCACTTCGCGATGAGCAAGAAGTGGAAGATTTATGGACGGCTGTGTCAACGGGAGAAATCGATGTCATTGCTTCGGATCATTCACCTGCACCTCCAGCCATGAAAAAGGTATCAAATGGTGATTATTTTAACGCGTGGGGTGGTATTTCTGGTGCGCAGTCAACGCTGAATATCTTGCTAACAGAAGGTCATTTTAAGCGTAATCTACCATTAGAAAAGATTGTTGCCTTAACAGCTACGAATCCTTCCAAGTTATTTGGACTGTATCCTGCCAAAGGGACAATCGCTGTTGCAAGTGATGCTGATCTGACGATTGTTGATTTAAATGAGCGCTTTACATTAGAAAAGGCAGACTTATTTTATCGCCATAAGCAATCACCATACGTAGGGAAATCATTCCAAGGAAAAGTCATCACAACAATTGTCAACGGGGATGTGGTCTTTGATAATGGGAGTCATCTCGTTTCAAAAGAAATGGAGATTAATGCTTAA
- the allC gene encoding allantoate deiminase, with protein MQDVMKSKDKDLGIAVEERLEWLGSFGKDPAGGVSRLLYTKEWVEAQQALKSWMEAEGFDARFDEVGNLSGIVQGTDTSETILTGSHVDTVTNGGCYDGQYGIVAGILALKYLKEHYGQPKRNLEVVSLAEEEGSRFPYVYWGSKNIVGTANREDVEKIVDFNNVSFVEAMKESGFTFRDESKAPRQDLKAFVEIHVEQGNVLENEKKSVGVVHSIVGQRRFTVEITGEANHAGTTPMGYRKDAVYAASHMIYELIGLAKQQGDPLVMTVGKMEITPNIVNVVPGKVIFTIDVRHTDKAAIVQFTDILTANIEENAKEHGVEASIDMWLDANPVPMDAEIVAIIEEQCKKSNLNYKRMHSGAGHDAQIFAETVPTAMLFVPSRKGISHNPAEYTEPADLAEGVKALVGALYELAYK; from the coding sequence ATGCAAGATGTTATGAAGAGTAAAGACAAGGATTTAGGAATTGCTGTTGAGGAAAGGCTTGAATGGTTAGGTAGCTTTGGGAAAGATCCAGCAGGCGGTGTTTCGCGCTTACTTTATACGAAAGAATGGGTAGAGGCGCAACAGGCACTAAAAAGTTGGATGGAAGCAGAAGGGTTCGACGCTCGATTTGACGAGGTAGGGAATCTGAGTGGGATCGTTCAAGGTACTGATACAAGCGAAACGATTTTGACGGGATCACATGTGGATACGGTGACAAATGGCGGTTGTTATGACGGACAGTATGGCATTGTGGCGGGTATTCTTGCATTAAAATATCTAAAGGAACACTACGGACAGCCTAAACGGAATCTTGAAGTTGTCTCTTTAGCAGAAGAGGAAGGTAGCCGATTCCCTTATGTCTATTGGGGATCAAAGAATATCGTCGGTACTGCAAACCGGGAAGATGTCGAAAAGATTGTGGACTTTAACAATGTTTCCTTCGTAGAAGCGATGAAAGAATCCGGTTTTACGTTCAGAGACGAGTCAAAAGCTCCACGACAGGACTTGAAGGCTTTCGTAGAAATTCATGTTGAACAAGGTAATGTGCTAGAGAATGAAAAAAAATCGGTTGGAGTTGTCCATAGCATTGTCGGACAAAGACGTTTCACAGTGGAGATTACAGGGGAAGCGAATCACGCAGGGACAACACCAATGGGCTACCGTAAGGATGCTGTCTATGCAGCTAGCCATATGATCTATGAACTAATTGGTCTAGCAAAGCAACAAGGTGATCCATTAGTAATGACAGTAGGAAAGATGGAAATCACGCCGAATATTGTCAATGTCGTGCCAGGTAAAGTGATTTTCACCATTGATGTACGTCATACCGACAAAGCGGCGATTGTTCAATTTACAGACATACTGACTGCAAATATAGAAGAAAACGCAAAAGAACATGGTGTAGAGGCTTCTATCGATATGTGGTTAGATGCTAATCCAGTCCCAATGGATGCGGAGATTGTGGCAATTATTGAAGAACAGTGCAAGAAAAGTAATCTGAACTATAAACGAATGCATAGTGGAGCGGGGCATGATGCACAAATTTTTGCTGAAACGGTTCCGACGGCGATGTTGTTTGTGCCGAGCCGCAAAGGCATTAGCCATAATCCAGCAGAATATACAGAGCCTGCTGATTTAGCAGAAGGTGTGAAAGCGTTAGTGGGCGCGCTATATGAATTAGCCTACAAATAA
- the allE gene encoding (S)-ureidoglycine aminohydrolase produces MGYPNDLLSSRSIIEHGKYALIAPEGLVNNVVPGFENCRVSILASPKMGASFVDYVITMHEGGKNSEGFGGQADVETFVYVIEGAIKASADEQAFTLEESGYLYCPPGTKMYLENIGDTDSKLFLYKKKYRPLEGKKPWVVSNHANKIEYANYDDMHNVNLKDLLPTDLDFDMNFHILSFDPAACHPFIETHVQEHGAYLLSGEGMYNLDNKWVPVKKGDYIFMGPYVHQAAYAVGRENLTYVYSKDCNRDEEL; encoded by the coding sequence ATGGGATATCCTAACGATTTATTATCAAGCAGATCAATTATTGAGCACGGTAAGTATGCGTTAATTGCGCCAGAAGGTTTAGTGAACAACGTTGTTCCAGGCTTTGAGAATTGTAGAGTTTCGATTTTGGCTTCACCGAAAATGGGCGCAAGTTTTGTCGATTACGTGATTACGATGCACGAAGGCGGGAAAAATAGCGAAGGATTTGGCGGACAAGCGGACGTGGAAACATTCGTCTATGTCATTGAAGGAGCTATCAAAGCGTCTGCGGATGAACAAGCATTTACGCTTGAAGAAAGTGGTTACTTATACTGCCCACCAGGCACTAAAATGTACTTGGAAAACATTGGCGATACAGATTCGAAGCTATTCTTGTACAAGAAAAAGTATCGTCCGCTTGAAGGCAAGAAGCCATGGGTCGTTTCAAACCATGCGAATAAGATTGAATACGCTAATTATGACGATATGCACAATGTGAATCTGAAAGATCTGTTACCGACGGATTTAGATTTCGATATGAACTTCCATATTCTATCGTTCGATCCTGCTGCATGCCATCCGTTTATTGAAACGCATGTGCAGGAACATGGCGCATACTTACTATCTGGAGAAGGCATGTATAACCTCGACAATAAATGGGTTCCGGTGAAAAAAGGCGATTATATCTTTATGGGGCCGTATGTTCATCAGGCAGCTTATGCAGTAGGAAGAGAAAACTTAACTTATGTGTACTCAAAAGATTGCAACCGTGATGAGGAACTATAA
- the allD gene encoding ureidoglycolate dehydrogenase has translation MKLTRQELMGLIKTKLHKAGLTEDHAEGVADVLVHADARGVHSHGAMRVEYYAERIAKGGINTSPIFTFEKTGPCSATFDGDNGVGHVVADLAMNEAIKMAKETGIAIVGVRRISHSGALSYFVEKAAQANLIGLSVCQSDPMVVPYGGAEPYYGTNPIAFAAPGNGEDNILFDMATTVQAWGKVLHARSKNEPIADTWAVDKNGEPTTDPFQVNALLPIAGPKGYGLMMMVDVLSGILLGLPSGNKVSSMYEDLTEHRNLGQLHIVINPEFFTGLSAFKQGISDTMTGLNQVKPAPGFDQVSYPGQRSATREKESEKNGIEIVDDVYNYLISDTIHNNTYDNKGAFAE, from the coding sequence ATGAAGTTAACGAGGCAAGAACTTATGGGTCTAATCAAAACAAAGCTTCACAAAGCGGGCTTAACTGAGGATCATGCGGAAGGTGTAGCAGACGTCCTTGTTCATGCCGATGCACGAGGCGTCCATTCTCACGGTGCGATGCGTGTCGAATATTATGCTGAAAGAATTGCGAAAGGCGGCATTAATACAAGTCCGATCTTTACATTTGAAAAAACAGGCCCTTGTTCAGCTACCTTTGATGGTGACAATGGAGTCGGTCATGTTGTAGCAGACTTGGCGATGAATGAAGCCATTAAAATGGCCAAAGAAACAGGCATAGCGATTGTCGGTGTGAGACGGATTAGTCATAGTGGAGCTCTATCGTACTTTGTTGAGAAGGCTGCACAGGCGAATCTCATTGGACTGTCTGTTTGCCAATCCGATCCGATGGTTGTCCCGTACGGTGGAGCAGAACCATACTATGGAACAAATCCAATAGCATTTGCGGCGCCAGGAAACGGCGAAGACAATATTCTTTTTGATATGGCAACAACGGTTCAAGCCTGGGGGAAGGTTTTACATGCGCGCTCAAAGAATGAGCCAATTGCGGATACTTGGGCGGTCGATAAAAATGGAGAGCCAACAACAGATCCTTTCCAAGTGAATGCATTACTGCCGATTGCAGGTCCAAAAGGATACGGACTGATGATGATGGTCGACGTATTATCGGGTATTCTGTTAGGCCTACCTTCTGGAAATAAAGTATCGTCTATGTACGAAGATCTGACAGAGCACCGAAATCTAGGTCAGCTTCATATCGTCATCAATCCTGAATTCTTTACGGGTCTATCGGCGTTTAAACAAGGGATTTCAGATACAATGACAGGGTTGAACCAAGTGAAGCCAGCTCCTGGATTTGATCAAGTTTCTTATCCTGGTCAAAGAAGTGCTACAAGAGAAAAAGAAAGCGAGAAAAATGGCATTGAAATCGTAGATGATGTTTATAACTATCTCATCTCAGACACGATTCATAACAATACGTATGACAATAAAGGTGCTTTTGCCGAATAA
- a CDS encoding cupin domain-containing protein, translating into MGEKATLTEIEEIMKERVFEIDKIAKFDPDEPQKNYFYETDKTVGAIWCLEPGQDVYVHSHSDVDDMWVCIEGEGTYYPDLENEIPIKQGMVLLAKPNQIHGMRNTGTSRFMFVGFAAGTLPMDITKYENKWNCK; encoded by the coding sequence ATGGGAGAGAAAGCAACTTTGACGGAGATTGAGGAAATTATGAAGGAAAGAGTTTTCGAAATTGATAAGATTGCAAAGTTTGATCCTGACGAACCGCAAAAGAACTATTTCTATGAAACGGATAAAACAGTTGGTGCAATTTGGTGTTTAGAGCCGGGGCAGGATGTTTATGTCCATTCGCATTCAGATGTGGATGATATGTGGGTATGCATCGAGGGAGAAGGCACGTATTATCCGGATTTAGAGAACGAAATTCCGATTAAACAAGGGATGGTTTTATTGGCGAAGCCCAATCAAATTCATGGGATGCGCAATACAGGAACTAGTCGCTTCATGTTTGTAGGCTTTGCAGCAGGTACATTGCCAATGGATATTACGAAATACGAAAACAAGTGGAATTGTAAGTGA
- a CDS encoding uracil/xanthine transporter, with translation MIKQKAAVTMLSSFQWLFFIFVNTVVVPISVGTMFQLPAETIEMTIRCSFIFTGLACILQAWIGHRYPLLEGPSGLMWGLLLNMGLSASVLGLDFATVGGGIATGILLAGAVTVLIAVFNLITVVQKIITPMVMSVYVFLLTFHLIFIFFKGMFKISENGTLDLPVSLFSIGVVIFVSLLKIKGGKNIGNFSILIGIVVGWFFYQMLFPGDVSAEGTASAALTFFPFGMPNLEYGIIFVAFVAGLLNLTNTFASIEAAAALYKEKAEHGQYRRSIFVTGLFAFVSAVFGLIPFTPFTSTIGFLESTSLLKRAPFIISGFMFMLLGFVPPLVSFLGTMPLTVGNAVLFVAYLQLFGTSLNSLKGTLFNSVTIFRLAGPVLIGVSIMNIPPELFGSMPMLVQPLISNGLIMGVFISIFMEKCINWNKLTVELEVGQ, from the coding sequence ATGATAAAGCAGAAGGCTGCTGTAACGATGTTATCTTCATTTCAGTGGCTTTTTTTTATTTTTGTTAACACAGTTGTTGTGCCAATATCTGTAGGGACGATGTTCCAGCTTCCTGCGGAAACCATTGAAATGACGATAAGATGTTCTTTTATTTTTACGGGGCTCGCTTGTATTTTACAAGCGTGGATTGGGCATCGTTATCCTTTACTAGAAGGTCCTTCAGGGCTCATGTGGGGACTGTTATTGAATATGGGGTTATCAGCTTCCGTGCTTGGATTGGATTTTGCAACTGTCGGGGGAGGTATTGCGACCGGCATTCTGCTGGCAGGTGCTGTAACCGTATTAATTGCAGTGTTTAATCTCATTACTGTCGTCCAAAAAATCATTACGCCGATGGTGATGAGTGTTTATGTGTTTTTATTAACATTCCATTTGATTTTTATATTTTTTAAAGGAATGTTTAAGATTAGCGAAAACGGCACATTAGATCTGCCAGTTAGTTTGTTTTCAATAGGTGTTGTTATTTTTGTTAGCCTCCTAAAGATTAAAGGCGGCAAAAATATTGGAAACTTTTCGATTCTGATTGGAATTGTTGTGGGATGGTTTTTCTATCAGATGCTTTTTCCAGGTGATGTTTCGGCGGAGGGCACGGCTAGCGCAGCGTTGACATTCTTTCCTTTTGGTATGCCCAACTTGGAATATGGCATTATTTTCGTTGCTTTTGTAGCAGGTCTTTTGAATTTAACGAACACTTTTGCATCCATTGAGGCTGCTGCCGCTTTGTATAAGGAAAAAGCCGAACATGGTCAATATAGAAGGTCGATTTTTGTAACGGGGCTGTTTGCGTTCGTCTCTGCGGTGTTTGGGTTGATTCCTTTTACGCCTTTTACATCTACGATTGGCTTTTTGGAAAGCACAAGTTTATTAAAAAGAGCGCCGTTTATTATTAGCGGTTTTATGTTTATGTTATTAGGATTTGTTCCTCCATTGGTCAGTTTTTTAGGAACGATGCCACTCACGGTAGGCAATGCCGTGTTATTTGTGGCTTATCTTCAGCTGTTTGGGACTTCGTTAAATAGTTTAAAGGGTACGCTTTTTAATTCGGTAACGATTTTCCGCTTGGCCGGCCCAGTGCTGATTGGTGTTAGTATTATGAATATCCCACCAGAGCTGTTTGGGAGTATGCCAATGTTGGTCCAGCCGTTAATTAGTAATGGTTTAATCATGGGTGTTTTCATCTCCATTTTTATGGAGAAGTGTATTAACTGGAATAAGTTGACGGTCGAATTAGAAGTGGGGCAGTAG